One stretch of Amycolatopsis tolypomycina DNA includes these proteins:
- a CDS encoding beta-ketoacyl synthase N-terminal-like domain-containing protein, giving the protein MGVFLPGASTVDQYWQNLVDGTDAVTEAPPHHRDPEFPDRRGGFTADTLDFDPVAHGVPPTSLAGIEPDQLTALAVALRAVADAGGLGRLGDPERIGVVLGRGGYLSPGLRGFDQRVRTVRQITRTVGELMPSAGPAVLERLRTALLEPLGEFRPETAAGLVPNLAAARVANRLDLGGPAYTVDAACASSLVAVDQAIGELSRGRCDVVLAGGAHQTQDDTLWSLFTHLGALSPSRRISPLSRQADGMLLGEGTAIVVLKRLADARRDGDRVYAVIRGVGTSSDGRGASLLSPSVAGQTLALRRAWAGRDPAEIGLLEAHGTATPAGDAAELTTVADVFGPADGPRAVIGSVKSMIGHTLPAAGVAGLVKVALALHHGVLPPTLHCADPNPLLDKTRFRVLAEAEPWGALPRVAAVNAFGFGGVNAHVVLEAGDPAPKRRVRVDEPERVLRLAARTPEELLDRLDRPGPGDGPCRIAIAGPDERKRATARRVIAKVAAEGRSWHGAGDIWCSVDPLLPGGRTAFVHPGLEAGGEPRLDDVARHFGLDRPQWSELSVLDRATSVSAAGLLLDDVLRRLAIRPDALAGHSVGEWTAMQAAGMYTAVPDALTRYWPDGFELPEADYLVLGAPAARVAGLLPADLVVSHENAARQTIVCGPPDAVADFAATCRGAGIVATTLPFRSGFHTPLMAPHLAPFARLVADLDLRAPRLPVWSATTARPYPADPDDVRRLYLDHLLRPVRFRELTEAMFDAGFRVFVQVGAGQLGSFVTDTLGERRHLVVAAASGTRPGLAQLRRLATALWTEGGDPDFAALEPRRIRLTSGNPLLSLGESARGLLDEPAAVTDPIVAEFTALLTETRQAAADVVAAARRRVESTVDVSLAAMPYLRDHRFFRQRDDWPDESDFRPVVPATTLVDLACRAVERTWPGTTAVAVRDAVFSRWLIAAPAQRVPLSMSREGSDVTVEIGPYALLTVELGAFAPPPPPRTAVPGPETAPPLTAAEIYARREMFHGPAYQGLYRLSGLGEQHVRGELVVPAAPGGLLDNVGQLLGCWLMASRADDLLAFPRSIGRVRWHGPEPAPGTRLECLVRIRLPRPDVLEMDAELVRDGRVLASVERWRDVRFPCDRAAHRVYAFPAEHLLGERRDDGSVAVTDRWPTVAARDIYAGIYLSASERAEFAAVPPRQQRGWLLRRIAVKDAVRARLGEPVYPAEIRVHDDGTVSGRHRDLPRFAVPVELDGDTAIAHVRSTK; this is encoded by the coding sequence ATGGGCGTGTTCCTGCCCGGCGCGTCCACAGTGGACCAGTACTGGCAGAACCTGGTCGACGGCACCGACGCCGTCACCGAAGCCCCGCCGCACCACCGGGACCCGGAGTTCCCCGACCGCCGCGGCGGCTTCACCGCGGACACCCTGGACTTCGACCCGGTCGCCCACGGCGTCCCGCCGACGTCCCTGGCCGGCATCGAGCCCGACCAGCTGACGGCGCTGGCCGTCGCCCTCCGCGCGGTCGCCGACGCCGGTGGCCTCGGCCGGCTCGGCGATCCCGAGCGGATCGGCGTCGTGCTCGGCCGCGGCGGGTACCTCTCGCCCGGGCTGCGGGGCTTCGACCAGCGGGTCCGCACCGTCCGGCAGATCACCCGCACGGTCGGCGAGCTGATGCCGTCGGCCGGGCCCGCCGTCCTCGAACGGCTGCGGACGGCGCTGCTCGAACCGCTCGGCGAGTTCCGGCCCGAGACCGCCGCCGGGCTGGTGCCGAACCTCGCCGCCGCCCGCGTGGCGAACCGGCTCGACCTCGGCGGCCCGGCGTACACAGTGGACGCCGCCTGCGCGTCTTCGCTGGTCGCCGTCGACCAGGCGATCGGCGAGCTGAGCCGCGGCCGCTGCGACGTCGTCCTCGCCGGTGGCGCGCACCAGACGCAGGACGACACGCTGTGGTCGCTGTTCACCCACCTCGGCGCGCTGTCGCCGAGCCGGCGGATCAGCCCGCTGTCCCGGCAGGCCGACGGCATGCTGCTCGGCGAGGGCACCGCGATCGTCGTGCTCAAGCGGCTGGCCGACGCCCGCCGCGACGGCGACCGCGTGTACGCGGTGATCCGCGGCGTCGGCACGTCGAGCGACGGGCGGGGCGCGAGCCTGCTCAGCCCGTCCGTCGCCGGCCAGACCCTCGCCCTGCGCCGGGCCTGGGCCGGCCGGGATCCCGCGGAGATCGGCCTGCTCGAAGCGCACGGCACCGCCACCCCCGCCGGGGACGCCGCCGAGCTGACCACCGTCGCCGACGTCTTCGGCCCGGCGGACGGGCCCCGCGCGGTGATCGGCTCGGTCAAGTCGATGATCGGGCACACACTGCCGGCCGCCGGGGTCGCCGGGCTGGTCAAGGTGGCCCTTGCGCTGCACCACGGCGTCCTGCCGCCGACCCTGCACTGCGCCGACCCGAACCCGCTCCTCGACAAGACCCGGTTCCGGGTGCTGGCCGAGGCCGAGCCGTGGGGCGCGCTGCCGCGGGTGGCCGCGGTCAACGCGTTCGGCTTCGGCGGGGTGAACGCCCACGTCGTCCTCGAAGCCGGCGACCCGGCGCCGAAGCGGCGGGTGCGCGTGGACGAGCCGGAACGCGTGTTGCGCCTGGCCGCGCGCACCCCGGAGGAGCTGCTCGACCGGCTGGACCGGCCGGGCCCGGGTGACGGCCCGTGCCGGATCGCGATCGCCGGCCCGGACGAGCGCAAGCGGGCGACCGCGCGCCGGGTGATCGCCAAGGTGGCCGCCGAGGGCCGGTCGTGGCACGGCGCCGGCGACATCTGGTGCAGCGTCGACCCCCTCCTGCCGGGCGGGCGGACCGCGTTCGTCCACCCCGGGCTCGAAGCCGGCGGCGAACCGCGCCTCGACGACGTGGCCAGGCACTTCGGCCTCGACCGTCCACAATGGTCGGAGTTGAGCGTGCTCGACCGCGCGACGAGCGTGTCGGCGGCCGGGCTGCTGCTCGACGACGTCCTGCGGCGGCTGGCGATCCGGCCGGACGCGCTGGCCGGCCACAGCGTCGGGGAGTGGACCGCGATGCAGGCCGCCGGGATGTACACCGCGGTGCCGGACGCCCTGACGCGGTACTGGCCGGACGGCTTCGAGCTGCCCGAGGCCGACTACCTCGTGCTCGGCGCCCCCGCGGCGCGCGTGGCCGGGCTGCTGCCCGCCGACCTGGTCGTTTCCCACGAGAACGCGGCGCGGCAGACGATCGTGTGCGGGCCGCCGGACGCCGTCGCGGACTTCGCGGCCACCTGCCGCGGTGCCGGGATCGTCGCCACGACCCTGCCGTTCCGGTCCGGGTTCCACACCCCGCTGATGGCGCCGCACCTCGCGCCCTTCGCCCGGCTCGTCGCGGACCTGGACCTGCGGGCACCGCGGCTGCCGGTGTGGTCGGCGACGACCGCGCGGCCGTACCCGGCGGACCCGGACGACGTCCGCCGGCTCTACCTCGACCACCTGCTGCGCCCGGTCCGGTTCCGGGAGCTGACCGAGGCGATGTTCGACGCCGGGTTCCGGGTTTTCGTGCAGGTGGGCGCCGGGCAGCTCGGCTCGTTCGTCACCGACACGCTGGGCGAGCGGCGGCACCTGGTCGTCGCGGCCGCGTCCGGCACCCGGCCCGGGCTCGCCCAGCTGCGCCGGCTCGCGACCGCGCTGTGGACCGAGGGCGGCGACCCGGACTTCGCGGCGCTGGAACCGCGCCGGATCCGGCTCACCAGCGGGAACCCGCTGCTGTCGCTGGGGGAATCCGCCCGCGGCCTGCTCGACGAACCCGCCGCGGTCACGGACCCGATCGTCGCCGAGTTCACCGCGTTGCTCACCGAAACCCGGCAGGCCGCGGCGGACGTCGTCGCGGCCGCCCGGCGCCGGGTCGAGTCCACCGTGGATGTCTCGCTGGCGGCCATGCCGTACCTGCGCGACCACCGGTTCTTCCGGCAGCGCGACGACTGGCCCGACGAGTCCGACTTCCGGCCGGTGGTGCCCGCGACGACCCTGGTCGACCTCGCCTGCCGGGCCGTCGAGCGCACCTGGCCGGGCACGACGGCGGTCGCGGTGCGGGACGCGGTGTTCTCGCGCTGGCTGATCGCGGCCCCGGCGCAGCGGGTGCCGCTGTCGATGAGCCGCGAGGGCTCTGATGTCACCGTCGAAATAGGACCGTACGCGCTGCTGACCGTCGAGCTGGGCGCGTTCGCGCCACCACCACCGCCGCGGACCGCGGTGCCCGGGCCGGAGACCGCGCCGCCGCTGACCGCGGCCGAGATCTACGCGCGGCGGGAGATGTTCCACGGCCCGGCCTACCAGGGCCTTTACCGGCTGAGCGGGCTCGGCGAGCAGCACGTCCGCGGCGAACTGGTCGTCCCGGCCGCGCCCGGCGGGCTGCTCGACAACGTCGGCCAGCTGCTCGGCTGCTGGCTGATGGCCTCCCGAGCCGACGACCTGCTCGCCTTCCCGCGCTCGATCGGCCGGGTGCGGTGGCACGGCCCCGAACCGGCACCCGGCACGCGGCTGGAGTGCCTGGTGCGGATCCGGCTGCCGCGGCCGGACGTCCTCGAGATGGACGCCGAGCTGGTCCGCGACGGCCGGGTGCTGGCGAGTGTCGAGCGCTGGCGGGACGTCCGGTTCCCCTGCGACCGCGCGGCCCACCGCGTCTACGCCTTTCCGGCGGAGCACCTGCTGGGCGAGCGGCGGGACGACGGCTCGGTCGCCGTCACCGACCGCTGGCCGACGGTCGCCGCGCGGGACATCTACGCCGGGATCTACCTCAGCGCGTCCGAACGCGCCGAGTTCGCCGCCGTCCCGCCGCGCCAGCAGCGCGGCTGGCTGCTGCGGCGGATCGCCGTCAAGGACGCCGTCCGCGCCCGGCTCGGCGAACCCGTCTACCCGGCGGAAATCCGCGTCCACGACGACGGCACGGTGTCCGGACGGCACCGGGACCTGCCGCGCTTCGCCGTTCCGGTCGAGCTGGACGGCGACACCGCCATCGCCCACGTCAGGAGCACGAAATGA
- a CDS encoding type I polyketide synthase, producing the protein MAELVPPSHVRRLRCLGIGDPGVVAAVARRGGLGVLDGADPEDLRLVAARVRVPYAVRTDGPLPGGAAFALRTKGPWAGALAEVGDVATAAEAVRGGALGLVARGGDLSDFVLLQQLLAAFDVPVWGRVAGPRTAVGALAGGAAGVVVESTVDVGRIVGAKVPEAALGTGLCRTLGSALPLVQGPMTRVSDQPGFAAAVADAGGFPFVAVATANGARTAELLARTGECLGDRPWGAGILGFVPDDLRVAQLAAIRAARPRCVLVAGGKPGQAKALEADGIATFLHVPSPVLLRQYLDAGVRRFVFEGAECGGHVGPRASFALWEEQLAVLDGAKDVEVLFAGGIHDARSAAMVAAMAAPLDAAGVLMGTAYLFTEEAVTHGAITGLFQERALSADATVTLETAPGHRTRCLPSPYTAEFAQVKAGLADTPETWQRLEELNAGRLRVASKGVRRDGEALDVATQLAEGMFMAGEVAVLRDRRTTIAELHREVTAGKAFTRPEEPLPDSGDLAIIGMACTFPGARDLPAFWSNILRGEDAVTEVPRDRWDPDVYFGQSTSKWGGFLPALDVDPLEFGIPPSAMGAIDPAQLVSLETARRALADAGYANRDFDREHTSVVFGAEAGGDLANAGTLRSLLDGYLDEVPPELLAQLPEPTEDTFPGTLANVISGRIANRLDLGGANYTVDAACGSSLAALDLAAKELRAGTSSLVLCGAVDLHNGIHDYLMFTSAGALSPTGRCRPFDAAADGIALGEGVACLVLKRRTDAERDGDRIYALVKGVGAASDGKALGLTAPRPDGQRRALERAYRDAGVSPADVGLVEAHGTGTVVGDATELRTLTGFFTEAGAAAGSCVLGSVKSQIGHTKCAAGLAGLIKAALALWHEVVPPTRQLSKPNEAWDAAESPFTFTTAARPWADPARLAGVSAFGFGGTNFHAVLAAAPVAPDRRHGLRDWAPAAEEALVELERAVAEKQPAGRGEGAPGEPRAAGPTDPGKVAFLFPGQGSQRTGMLADLFVHFPELAELLRLAPAVAAVAFPPTAFTPEAAAAQEAALTDTRVAQPALGLVETAVVRLLGQLGVHPDFLGGHSYGELVALSVAGAFDTGTLLRLSRARAQAIAQVARPGTMAAVKAPRDALTATLVGPDVVVANHNAPEQVVLSGPVPAIERAVRRLRETGISAQRIPVACAFHSPLVAGAGEVFARALDKEKINTPRKPVWANRTAQPYHDDVRGELAAQIGAPVRFLDQIEAMYAAGARVFVEAGPGRVLSRLVTDILGDRPHTVVACGPDLASFLAALRTLADAGVDVRTDRLVRPKPPAPSATAWAVDGRSVRAPGSAVPALPPARRIRSTAMTQPAPGRDQAIVDFLRTTRELVAAQREVMLGYLGSAPAPLPVVIGPPEPQEPEQHEQQEPEAADVMSTVIDVISERTGYPADMIAVDLDLEADLSIDSIKRTEIAGTLLARLGLPADDRTDQLSRDRTAGALATHLENWLTPPPAAAPPRRYRLERVPVPLDPDPGRLRGKTVAAPDDAVRAAFAAAGADVVEADADITVLFARDLTDVFTRLKTARGTVLVAAEPDAVPGLRGLVRSAALERDGGTRLVEVTQDVAKTLVDEALSDGPPVVGHDDAGRFTIEPRPADLPSIAYSGAGPGGGELAALGLGPDSVVLLVGGARGITAHAAVAFAASGCRLELAGRTPWPGEPDDLPEDPAAMRAVLAGRGGSVAEIERRVRTVLAQREIGRTLDEIRAAGGDPTYHALDVRDADAVHRLVKDLGGRVDGVVFAAGVIDDKLMADKDERSFRTVVETKVDGARALLGALDTEPGFVAFFGSIAAVLGNRGQTDYAAANDALETLGTTWPGRAVTVHWGPWAPGTNHGGMVSPELAREYERRDVALLDPAEATAALLRELAYGTDRAVLYTASLW; encoded by the coding sequence ATGGCCGAGCTCGTCCCGCCGTCGCACGTTCGCCGGCTCCGGTGCCTGGGCATCGGCGACCCCGGCGTGGTCGCCGCGGTCGCGCGCCGCGGCGGCCTCGGCGTCCTCGACGGCGCCGACCCGGAAGACCTGCGGCTGGTCGCGGCCCGGGTCCGGGTGCCGTACGCGGTGCGGACGGACGGCCCGCTGCCCGGCGGCGCGGCCTTCGCGCTCCGGACGAAAGGGCCGTGGGCGGGGGCACTGGCCGAGGTCGGCGACGTCGCCACGGCCGCCGAGGCCGTCCGCGGTGGCGCGCTGGGGCTCGTCGCCCGCGGTGGCGATCTGAGTGACTTCGTGCTGCTGCAACAGCTTCTGGCCGCTTTCGACGTCCCGGTCTGGGGCCGGGTGGCCGGACCGCGGACGGCCGTGGGCGCGCTCGCCGGCGGTGCGGCGGGCGTCGTCGTCGAATCCACTGTGGATGTGGGACGGATCGTCGGCGCGAAGGTGCCCGAGGCCGCGCTCGGCACGGGGTTGTGCCGGACGCTGGGCAGCGCGCTGCCGCTCGTCCAGGGGCCGATGACGCGGGTGAGCGACCAGCCGGGCTTCGCGGCCGCGGTCGCCGACGCGGGCGGCTTCCCGTTCGTCGCGGTGGCCACGGCGAACGGCGCGCGCACCGCCGAGCTGCTCGCCCGGACCGGCGAGTGCCTCGGCGACCGGCCGTGGGGCGCGGGCATCCTCGGCTTCGTGCCGGACGACCTGCGCGTCGCCCAGCTGGCCGCGATCCGGGCGGCGCGGCCGCGGTGCGTGCTGGTCGCGGGCGGGAAACCGGGGCAGGCCAAGGCCTTGGAGGCCGACGGGATCGCGACGTTCCTGCACGTGCCGTCGCCGGTCCTGCTCCGCCAGTACCTCGACGCCGGCGTCCGCCGGTTCGTCTTCGAGGGCGCCGAATGCGGCGGGCACGTCGGCCCGCGGGCGAGTTTCGCGCTGTGGGAGGAACAACTGGCCGTCCTCGACGGTGCCAAGGACGTCGAGGTGCTCTTCGCGGGCGGGATCCACGACGCCCGCTCGGCGGCCATGGTCGCCGCGATGGCCGCGCCGCTCGACGCCGCCGGGGTGCTGATGGGCACGGCGTACTTGTTCACCGAAGAAGCCGTGACGCACGGCGCGATCACCGGGCTGTTCCAGGAACGCGCGCTCTCCGCGGACGCCACCGTGACGCTGGAAACCGCGCCCGGCCACCGCACGCGGTGCCTGCCCAGCCCGTACACGGCAGAGTTCGCGCAGGTCAAGGCCGGTCTGGCGGACACGCCCGAAACGTGGCAGCGGCTGGAGGAGCTGAATGCCGGACGGTTGCGCGTCGCGAGCAAGGGCGTCCGCCGCGACGGCGAGGCGCTCGACGTCGCCACCCAGCTGGCCGAGGGGATGTTCATGGCGGGCGAGGTGGCCGTCCTGCGCGACCGCCGGACGACGATCGCCGAGCTGCACCGCGAGGTCACCGCCGGGAAGGCGTTCACGCGCCCGGAGGAACCGCTGCCGGACTCCGGCGACCTCGCGATCATCGGCATGGCCTGCACGTTCCCCGGGGCGCGCGACCTGCCGGCGTTCTGGTCGAACATCCTGCGCGGCGAAGACGCCGTCACCGAGGTCCCGCGCGACCGCTGGGACCCGGACGTCTACTTCGGACAGTCGACGTCGAAGTGGGGCGGGTTCCTGCCCGCGCTGGACGTCGACCCGCTGGAGTTCGGCATCCCGCCGTCGGCGATGGGCGCCATCGACCCGGCGCAGCTGGTGTCGCTGGAGACGGCGCGCCGCGCGCTGGCCGACGCCGGGTACGCGAACCGGGACTTCGACCGCGAGCACACGAGCGTCGTGTTCGGCGCGGAGGCGGGCGGCGACCTGGCGAACGCGGGCACGCTGCGGTCGCTGCTCGACGGCTACCTCGACGAGGTGCCGCCCGAGCTGCTCGCGCAGCTGCCGGAGCCGACCGAGGACACGTTCCCGGGCACGCTGGCCAACGTCATCTCCGGCCGGATCGCGAACCGCCTCGACCTCGGCGGCGCGAACTACACGGTCGACGCGGCGTGCGGCTCGTCGCTGGCCGCGCTGGACCTCGCCGCGAAGGAGCTGCGCGCGGGCACGAGCTCGCTCGTCCTGTGCGGCGCGGTCGACCTGCACAACGGCATCCACGACTACCTGATGTTCACGTCGGCGGGGGCGCTGTCCCCGACGGGCCGCTGCCGCCCGTTCGACGCGGCGGCCGACGGCATCGCACTGGGCGAGGGGGTGGCGTGCCTGGTGCTCAAGCGCCGGACCGACGCCGAACGCGACGGCGACCGCATCTACGCGCTGGTCAAGGGAGTGGGCGCGGCCAGCGACGGCAAGGCCCTCGGCCTGACGGCCCCACGCCCGGACGGCCAGCGGCGCGCGTTGGAGCGGGCGTACCGCGACGCGGGAGTGTCCCCGGCGGACGTGGGTCTGGTCGAGGCCCACGGCACGGGAACGGTGGTGGGCGACGCGACGGAGCTGCGCACGCTGACCGGTTTCTTCACGGAGGCGGGCGCGGCGGCGGGGTCGTGCGTGCTGGGATCGGTGAAGAGCCAGATCGGCCACACGAAGTGCGCGGCAGGCCTGGCGGGGCTGATCAAGGCGGCGCTGGCGCTCTGGCACGAGGTGGTCCCGCCGACGCGGCAGTTGAGCAAGCCGAATGAGGCTTGGGACGCGGCGGAGAGCCCCTTCACGTTCACGACGGCGGCCCGGCCATGGGCGGATCCGGCGAGGTTGGCGGGGGTGAGCGCGTTCGGCTTCGGCGGGACGAACTTCCACGCGGTCCTGGCGGCGGCGCCGGTGGCTCCGGATCGCCGGCACGGGTTGCGGGACTGGGCGCCGGCGGCGGAGGAGGCGCTGGTCGAGCTGGAACGCGCGGTGGCGGAGAAGCAGCCGGCCGGCCGGGGCGAGGGTGCGCCGGGCGAGCCTCGCGCGGCCGGCCCCACCGATCCCGGCAAGGTCGCCTTCCTCTTTCCCGGCCAGGGCAGCCAGCGCACCGGCATGCTCGCCGACCTCTTCGTGCACTTTCCCGAGCTCGCCGAACTTCTCCGCCTCGCGCCCGCCGTCGCCGCCGTCGCCTTCCCGCCCACGGCCTTCACCCCCGAGGCCGCAGCTGCTCAAGAAGCCGCTCTCACCGATACGCGCGTTGCCCAGCCTGCGCTCGGGCTCGTCGAGACCGCCGTCGTCCGGCTGCTCGGGCAGCTCGGTGTCCACCCCGACTTCCTCGGCGGGCACAGCTACGGCGAACTCGTCGCCCTCTCCGTTGCCGGCGCCTTCGACACCGGAACCCTCCTTCGCCTCAGCCGGGCGCGGGCGCAAGCCATTGCCCAGGTCGCCCGGCCCGGGACGATGGCCGCCGTCAAGGCGCCGCGGGATGCGCTCACCGCCACCCTCGTCGGTCCCGATGTCGTCGTTGCCAACCACAACGCTCCCGAACAGGTCGTCCTGTCCGGGCCTGTGCCCGCGATCGAACGCGCCGTGCGGCGGCTCCGGGAAACCGGCATCAGCGCGCAGCGGATCCCCGTTGCCTGTGCCTTCCACAGTCCGCTGGTCGCCGGTGCGGGCGAGGTTTTCGCCCGGGCACTCGACAAAGAAAAGATCAACACGCCGCGGAAACCCGTGTGGGCGAACCGGACCGCCCAGCCTTACCACGACGACGTCCGCGGCGAACTCGCCGCGCAAATTGGCGCTCCCGTGCGGTTTCTCGACCAGATCGAGGCCATGTACGCGGCCGGGGCCCGCGTCTTCGTCGAGGCCGGGCCCGGGCGGGTCCTGTCGCGACTGGTCACGGACATCCTCGGCGACCGGCCGCACACCGTCGTCGCCTGCGGACCCGACCTCGCGAGCTTCCTCGCCGCGCTCAGGACCCTCGCCGACGCCGGTGTCGACGTCCGGACCGACCGGCTGGTCCGGCCGAAGCCGCCCGCACCGTCCGCCACCGCCTGGGCCGTCGACGGGCGGTCCGTCCGCGCGCCCGGCTCCGCCGTCCCCGCCCTGCCCCCGGCCCGACGAATCCGGAGTACCGCCATGACCCAGCCCGCGCCCGGCCGCGACCAGGCGATCGTCGACTTCCTGCGCACCACCCGCGAGCTCGTCGCCGCCCAGCGGGAAGTCATGCTCGGCTACCTCGGCAGCGCGCCCGCGCCGCTTCCGGTCGTCATCGGCCCACCGGAACCGCAGGAACCGGAACAGCACGAACAGCAGGAACCCGAGGCGGCCGACGTCATGAGCACCGTCATCGACGTGATCAGCGAACGCACCGGCTACCCGGCCGACATGATCGCCGTCGACCTCGACCTCGAAGCCGACCTCTCGATCGACTCCATCAAACGCACCGAAATCGCCGGCACCCTGCTGGCCCGCCTCGGCCTGCCCGCCGACGACCGCACCGACCAGCTCAGCCGCGACCGCACGGCCGGCGCCCTCGCCACCCACCTCGAAAACTGGCTGACACCCCCACCCGCGGCCGCCCCGCCGCGCCGGTACCGGCTCGAACGGGTGCCCGTGCCGCTCGACCCCGACCCCGGGCGGCTGCGCGGGAAGACCGTGGCCGCGCCGGACGACGCCGTGCGAGCCGCCTTCGCCGCGGCCGGGGCCGACGTCGTCGAAGCCGACGCGGACATCACCGTGCTGTTCGCCCGCGACCTCACCGACGTGTTCACCCGGCTCAAAACAGCGCGGGGGACCGTCCTCGTGGCGGCGGAGCCGGACGCCGTCCCCGGGCTGCGGGGCCTGGTGCGGTCGGCCGCGCTGGAACGCGACGGCGGCACGCGGCTCGTCGAGGTCACGCAGGACGTGGCGAAAACCCTCGTGGACGAGGCCCTCAGCGACGGTCCCCCGGTCGTCGGCCACGACGACGCCGGCCGCTTCACGATCGAGCCGCGGCCGGCCGACCTGCCGTCGATCGCCTACTCCGGCGCCGGTCCGGGTGGCGGCGAACTCGCCGCGCTGGGCCTCGGCCCGGACTCCGTCGTCCTGCTGGTCGGCGGCGCCCGCGGGATCACCGCCCACGCGGCGGTCGCGTTCGCCGCCTCCGGGTGCCGGCTCGAACTCGCCGGGCGGACCCCGTGGCCGGGCGAGCCGGACGACCTGCCCGAAGACCCCGCGGCGATGCGCGCGGTGCTGGCCGGCCGCGGCGGCTCGGTTGCCGAGATCGAACGCCGCGTGCGGACCGTCCTGGCCCAGCGCGAGATCGGCCGCACCCTCGACGAGATCCGCGCCGCGGGCGGCGACCCCACCTACCACGCCCTCGACGTGCGAGACGCCGACGCCGTGCACCGGCTGGTCAAGGACCTCGGCGGCCGGGTCGACGGCGTCGTCTTCGCCGCCGGGGTCATCGACGACAAGCTCATGGCGGACAAGGACGAGCGATCGTTCCGGACCGTCGTGGAGACCAAAGTGGACGGTGCGCGCGCCCTGCTCGGCGCGCTCGACACCGAACCCGGGTTCGTCGCGTTCTTCGGCAGCATCGCCGCGGTGCTCGGCAACCGCGGCCAGACCGACTACGCCGCCGCGAACGACGCACTCGAAACCCTCGGGACGACCTGGCCGGGCCGGGCCGTGACCGTCCACTGGGGACCGTGGGCGCCGGGAACGAACCACGGCGGCATGGTGTCACCGGAGCTGGCCCGCGAATACGAACGCCGCGACGTCGCCCTGCTCGACCCGGCCGAAGCCACCGCGGCCCTGCTGCGCGAACTCGCCTACGGCACGGACCGTGCGGTGCTGTACACGGCGTCGCTGTGGTGA
- a CDS encoding SDR family oxidoreductase produces MELTGRVVALTGAAHGIGAAMARRFAAEGAAGVVVSDVDAGGAARVAAEITAAGGRAVAVTADATSKKDLKALVATARAEFGRIDVFCANAGAAFGTGVHAADEQWQRSWEINVMQHVHAAQAVLPSMLARGEGYLLITASGAGLLGIPGDAPYSVTKHAAVGLAEWLAITYRPRGVRVSALCPLGVRTALLEPGIAAGHPAALAIAAAAPLIDPEDVAEAVVRGLGAEEFLILPHESVRESFARKAGAVDAWIDEMAVGG; encoded by the coding sequence GTGGAACTGACTGGACGCGTGGTCGCGCTGACCGGCGCGGCACACGGAATCGGGGCCGCCATGGCCCGCCGCTTCGCCGCGGAAGGCGCGGCCGGCGTGGTCGTGTCCGACGTGGACGCCGGCGGCGCCGCGCGGGTGGCGGCCGAGATCACGGCGGCGGGCGGCCGGGCCGTCGCGGTGACCGCCGACGCGACGTCCAAAAAGGACTTGAAGGCCCTGGTCGCGACGGCGCGCGCCGAGTTCGGCCGCATCGACGTGTTCTGTGCCAATGCGGGCGCGGCGTTCGGCACCGGTGTGCACGCGGCCGACGAGCAGTGGCAGCGGTCGTGGGAGATCAACGTCATGCAGCACGTCCACGCAGCGCAGGCCGTGCTGCCGTCGATGCTGGCCCGCGGCGAGGGCTACCTGCTCATCACCGCATCGGGCGCCGGCCTGCTCGGCATCCCCGGCGACGCGCCGTATTCGGTCACCAAGCACGCGGCCGTCGGGCTCGCCGAGTGGCTGGCGATCACCTACCGGCCGCGCGGGGTGCGGGTCAGCGCGCTGTGCCCGCTCGGCGTCCGGACGGCGCTGCTGGAGCCCGGCATCGCCGCCGGCCACCCGGCCGCGCTGGCCATCGCCGCGGCCGCTCCGCTCATCGACCCCGAAGACGTCGCCGAAGCGGTCGTGCGCGGGCTCGGCGCGGAGGAGTTCCTGATCCTGCCGCACGAATCGGTGCGGGAGTCGTTCGCGCGCAAGGCGGGCGCGGTCGACGCGTGGATCGACGAGATGGCCGTGGGAGGCTGA